The following proteins are co-located in the Methylomonas sp. 11b genome:
- a CDS encoding sterol desaturase family protein, whose protein sequence is MEAMVRLSVFLGIFLLMAAWEWFRPKRQLSVERRRRWPVNLGLAILNVGVMRLSIGAAAWLAANWAAEQQIGLFNVLPVPRWLSIVLSLLLLDLAIYAQHIAAHRWRWFWRLHQVHHSDMDFDTTTAVRFHPLEIVLSMLYKVALVMLLGADPFAVIAFEVILNGCALFNHGNVGLPPAAERGLRYLLVTPDMHRIHHSAFQSETDSNYGFSLSCWDRLFKTYCPQAREAQTKMTIGLSEFRDSAQLGFVGLLALPFRRLGGR, encoded by the coding sequence ATGGAAGCAATGGTGCGCTTGAGCGTGTTTTTGGGGATATTCTTGTTAATGGCGGCTTGGGAGTGGTTTCGACCGAAGCGCCAATTAAGTGTGGAGCGACGCCGCCGCTGGCCGGTCAACCTGGGCTTGGCGATTTTGAATGTCGGTGTGATGCGGCTCAGTATCGGTGCGGCGGCTTGGCTGGCGGCCAATTGGGCTGCCGAACAACAAATCGGCTTATTCAATGTGTTGCCGGTGCCGCGTTGGCTGTCGATAGTGCTGAGTCTGTTGCTGCTGGATCTGGCGATTTACGCTCAACATATCGCCGCCCATCGCTGGCGTTGGTTCTGGCGCTTGCACCAAGTGCACCACAGCGATATGGATTTCGATACCACGACTGCGGTGCGCTTTCATCCCTTGGAGATCGTGCTGTCGATGCTTTATAAGGTCGCGCTGGTGATGTTACTCGGCGCCGATCCGTTCGCGGTGATCGCTTTTGAAGTGATATTGAACGGTTGCGCGTTATTTAATCACGGAAATGTCGGCCTGCCGCCCGCGGCCGAACGCGGCTTGCGCTATTTGCTAGTGACACCGGATATGCACCGTATTCACCATTCCGCCTTTCAATCTGAGACCGACAGCAATTACGGCTTCTCGCTGTCATGTTGGGATAGATTGTTTAAAACCTATTGTCCGCAAGCGCGAGAAGCGCAGACCAAAATGACGATAGGTTTATCCGAGTTTCGCGATAGTGCCCAGTTGGGCTTTGTTGGCCTGTTGGCGCTGCCGTTTCGGCGTCTAGGCGGTAGATAA
- a CDS encoding DEAD/DEAH box helicase family protein: MYFNRGLAQRGWRNSRGCLIVSASKGSGKTCTAMYRLLKFTGARRILSLLDTRNLGEQAEQEMMSYTRSRDYRKRGGGAGVFSRDCRGVGLNAKRGKALGEITSSNITMHTQ; this comes from the coding sequence GTGTACTTTAATCGCGGCTTGGCTCAGCGCGGTTGGCGCAACAGTCGTGGGTGCTTAATTGTTTCCGCTAGTAAGGGTTCCGGCAAAACCTGCACCGCGATGTATCGCTTACTGAAGTTCACCGGCGCCAGACGCATCCTGTCTTTGCTCGATACTCGCAACCTGGGCGAACAAGCCGAGCAGGAAATGATGAGCTATACGCGTAGCCGAGATTATCGAAAACGTGGAGGCGGGGCTGGCGTGTTTTCGAGAGATTGCCGGGGTGTTGGGTTAAATGCAAAGCGCGGCAAGGCTTTAGGCGAAATCACTTCAAGTAACATCACCATGCACACCCAGTGA
- a CDS encoding TIGR04283 family arsenosugar biosynthesis glycosyltransferase, which yields MKAQISIIMPVINEAAQLADKLQALQALRTRCELLLVDGGSSDASPAIAKPLVDLVLPSQRGRARQMNLGAEHAQAEVLLFLHADTRLPERAAELIMSAVAQGAAWGRFDVQFDSPQAIFKLIAYLMNARSRLTGIATGDQAIFITRQAFRAVGGFPQIALMEDIAISAALKKIGKPCCLKAEVVTAARRWQQHGILRTILLMWCLRLRYFFGAHPDELAARYYRRL from the coding sequence GTGAAAGCGCAAATCAGCATCATCATGCCGGTGATCAACGAGGCTGCGCAACTTGCGGATAAATTGCAAGCCTTGCAGGCGCTCAGAACGCGCTGCGAATTGCTGTTGGTCGATGGCGGCAGTAGTGATGCCAGTCCGGCTATTGCCAAACCTTTGGTCGATCTGGTTTTGCCCAGTCAGCGTGGCCGGGCCAGGCAAATGAATCTGGGGGCGGAACATGCACAAGCGGAGGTGTTGTTGTTTTTGCACGCCGACACCCGGCTGCCAGAACGGGCTGCGGAGCTGATTATGTCGGCGGTGGCGCAGGGTGCCGCTTGGGGCCGTTTTGATGTGCAATTCGACAGCCCGCAAGCTATTTTTAAGTTGATCGCCTACCTGATGAACGCGCGCTCCCGGTTGACCGGTATCGCTACCGGCGACCAAGCCATCTTCATCACCCGCCAGGCCTTTCGGGCCGTGGGCGGTTTTCCGCAGATTGCCTTGATGGAAGATATTGCCATCAGCGCCGCACTAAAAAAAATCGGCAAACCTTGCTGTCTGAAGGCTGAGGTAGTGACTGCCGCGCGACGTTGGCAACAACACGGTATCCTCAGAACGATTTTATTGATGTGGTGCTTGCGGCTGCGGTATTTTTTCGGAGCCCATCCGGATGAGTTGGCGGCGCGGTATTATCGGAGGCTGTGA
- a CDS encoding DUF5710 domain-containing protein → MADAKTYLNVPYAEKDAAKALGARWDAAVKKWYVPANKDMALFAKWQTEPGLAQLPSDESRKPKADSVVGGTTRSSDKNFVAYDGDEPPWD, encoded by the coding sequence ATGGCTGACGCGAAAACTTACCTGAACGTACCCTATGCCGAGAAGGATGCGGCTAAAGCGCTGGGCGCCAGATGGGATGCTGCTGTCAAGAAATGGTATGTCCCCGCCAATAAAGACATGGCGCTGTTTGCCAAATGGCAAACCGAGCCTGGTCTTGCTCAATTGCCCAGCGACGAATCGAGAAAACCAAAAGCCGATAGCGTAGTCGGCGGCACTACCCGCTCCAGCGATAAAAACTTCGTAGCCTATGACGGAGACGAGCCGCCATGGGACTGA
- a CDS encoding site-specific integrase has protein sequence MKREARRILLPILEITEIASPSDKNAIKVPLSKGGTYFEYYVRKKHDEVEGNRTDHKPSWMRSEFNLYPIVLDKNGVPWAEANIYLLSRIESSISPTMSTYASIADSLAAFRRFLDETEIDWTDFPSHKLKRPTYRYHSYLKLEIASGRLKASTAKRRMSAVISFYSWLKQEGTLTPTNLPWKESDRYIQLVDLHGFKFSKHITSTDVSIKTTQSQDPYDKRIDDGGKLKPLTTQEQEWLIDSLISLGNTEMLLIHLLGLVTGARIQTILTMRIKHVSAEFNSGTADEVRLPAGPGTDIDTKNDKKIIIHIPIWLYKKLNIYAKSERAKKRRARSDVGENESQYLFLSVRGSPLYKSKSDSLMFNQSYSIRHAKAGQGVRQFITDRVIPLIRTKNNAPDFHYQFHDTRASYGMNLTDRQLERVSIGEITLHQAREFVKARMSHESSATTDRYLQYRSNLEIVSNINARYDEHLKNLVDICL, from the coding sequence ATGAAACGAGAAGCCAGAAGAATATTGCTACCAATTCTAGAAATAACTGAAATAGCCTCCCCCTCTGATAAGAATGCTATAAAGGTTCCTTTATCAAAAGGGGGGACATATTTCGAGTATTACGTTCGCAAAAAACACGATGAAGTAGAGGGTAATCGCACAGATCATAAGCCATCATGGATGCGCTCAGAATTTAATCTATATCCAATAGTTTTAGATAAGAATGGAGTCCCCTGGGCTGAAGCAAATATTTATCTCCTATCTAGAATTGAATCAAGCATTTCACCAACAATGTCGACATATGCGAGTATTGCTGACTCGCTAGCAGCTTTTCGTCGTTTTCTAGATGAAACTGAAATCGACTGGACAGATTTCCCTTCACATAAACTTAAAAGACCAACCTATCGCTATCACAGCTACCTAAAGCTTGAGATTGCGTCTGGACGACTTAAAGCGTCCACAGCAAAGCGTCGTATGAGTGCAGTTATATCGTTTTATTCATGGCTAAAACAGGAAGGCACTTTAACTCCTACAAATTTGCCTTGGAAGGAATCAGATCGGTACATTCAGCTAGTAGACTTACATGGTTTTAAATTTTCAAAACATATAACGTCCACAGATGTATCAATTAAGACGACGCAGTCACAAGACCCATACGATAAACGAATAGACGATGGCGGAAAACTTAAGCCGCTAACAACACAAGAACAAGAATGGCTAATAGATTCCTTGATTTCTTTAGGAAATACCGAAATGTTACTGATTCATTTGCTTGGATTGGTAACTGGCGCAAGAATACAAACAATTTTAACGATGAGAATTAAACACGTGTCCGCCGAGTTTAATAGTGGAACCGCTGATGAAGTCAGACTTCCCGCAGGGCCTGGAACCGATATAGATACTAAAAATGATAAAAAAATAATTATTCACATTCCCATATGGCTTTATAAAAAGCTAAATATTTATGCAAAAAGTGAACGAGCTAAAAAACGCAGAGCTAGATCAGATGTGGGCGAAAATGAAAGTCAATATCTGTTTCTCAGCGTAAGAGGATCGCCATTATATAAAAGTAAATCGGATAGCCTTATGTTCAATCAATCTTATTCAATACGTCATGCCAAAGCTGGGCAGGGGGTAAGACAATTTATTACTGATAGAGTTATCCCATTAATTAGAACTAAAAATAACGCCCCAGATTTCCATTACCAATTTCATGATACAAGAGCATCATATGGAATGAACTTAACTGATAGACAATTGGAGCGAGTAAGTATAGGCGAAATAACATTGCACCAAGCTAGAGAGTTTGTAAAAGCACGTATGAGTCACGAATCTTCTGCAACTACGGATAGATATCTCCAGTACCGCTCCAACCTTGAGATAGTCTCAAACATTAACGCTAGGTATGACGAACATCTAAAAAACTTGGTCGATATATGCCTGTAA